In Paractinoplanes brasiliensis, the following proteins share a genomic window:
- a CDS encoding alkaline phosphatase D family protein — MSLISRRNVLRAGLAGGVAGLAGGAPAFSAAGSRPVLTHGVQSGDPSGGSAVVWSRADRPGRLWVQVSRRPDFRGARVLRGPVVTPEGDFTGKLTLRGLPAGERLHYRVRAESLERPGLFGAPVSGSLRAAPVRRGDVRFVWTGDVAGQGWGIDPAYGGMKLFESMRRRRPDFLLHSGDAVYADGPLAATVTLPDGRIWRNLVTEEKSKVAETLKEYRGQYAYNLLDPAYRAFAADVPQINQWDDHEVTNNWYPGEILDDARYTEKRVDVLARRARQAYHEWVPTPSRQGPVHRRIPYGPLLDIFVLDMRTFKDVNDGNTYADPDRGLLGREQRQWLIKGLRESRATWKVIANDLPLGLVVPDGAAQEGVAQGDPSAPKGRELEFAEVLRSAHRHGVTGIVLLTADVHYTQAVHYDPARAAIQDFTPFWEFVSGPAHAGAFGPNALDATFGPKTHFVNAPPVANTSPADGFQHFGEVEIDGETRAFTVNLRDRDGVSLWSTTLPAPQR; from the coding sequence ATGAGCTTGATTTCGCGGCGGAATGTGCTTCGGGCCGGTTTGGCCGGGGGCGTTGCGGGGCTGGCCGGTGGGGCTCCGGCCTTTTCGGCGGCCGGCTCGCGTCCGGTCCTGACGCATGGGGTGCAGAGTGGTGATCCGTCCGGCGGGTCGGCGGTGGTGTGGAGCCGCGCGGATCGGCCGGGCCGGTTGTGGGTGCAGGTCAGCCGGAGACCGGATTTTCGGGGCGCGCGGGTGCTGCGGGGGCCCGTGGTCACGCCGGAGGGCGACTTCACCGGGAAGCTGACCCTGCGGGGGCTGCCGGCCGGGGAGCGCCTCCACTACCGGGTGCGCGCGGAGAGTTTGGAACGGCCGGGGTTGTTCGGCGCGCCGGTCAGCGGGTCGCTGCGCGCCGCGCCCGTGCGGCGGGGGGATGTTCGCTTCGTGTGGACCGGTGATGTGGCCGGGCAGGGGTGGGGCATCGATCCCGCGTACGGGGGAATGAAGCTCTTCGAGTCGATGCGGCGACGCCGTCCGGACTTCCTGCTGCACAGCGGGGACGCCGTGTACGCCGACGGACCGCTGGCCGCGACGGTGACGCTGCCGGACGGGCGGATCTGGCGCAACCTGGTCACCGAGGAGAAGTCCAAGGTCGCCGAGACGCTGAAGGAGTATCGCGGGCAGTACGCGTACAACCTGCTCGACCCGGCCTACCGCGCGTTCGCCGCCGACGTGCCGCAGATCAACCAGTGGGACGACCACGAGGTCACCAACAACTGGTACCCGGGGGAGATCCTGGACGACGCCCGGTACACCGAGAAGCGGGTCGACGTGCTGGCCCGGCGGGCGCGGCAGGCTTACCACGAGTGGGTGCCGACGCCTTCGCGCCAGGGGCCGGTTCACCGCAGGATCCCGTACGGGCCGCTGCTCGACATCTTCGTGCTCGACATGCGCACCTTCAAGGACGTCAACGACGGCAACACCTACGCCGACCCGGACCGGGGTCTGCTCGGGCGGGAGCAGCGCCAGTGGCTGATCAAGGGTCTGCGCGAGTCGCGGGCGACCTGGAAGGTGATCGCCAACGACCTGCCGCTGGGGCTGGTCGTGCCGGACGGCGCCGCGCAGGAGGGGGTGGCCCAGGGCGACCCGAGTGCGCCGAAGGGGCGTGAGCTGGAGTTCGCGGAGGTGCTGCGGTCGGCGCACCGGCACGGCGTCACCGGCATCGTGCTGCTCACCGCGGACGTGCACTACACGCAGGCGGTCCACTACGACCCCGCCCGCGCGGCGATCCAGGACTTCACGCCGTTCTGGGAGTTCGTGAGCGGCCCGGCCCACGCGGGCGCTTTCGGGCCCAACGCGCTCGACGCCACGTTCGGACCGAAGACGCACTTCGTGAACGCCCCGCCCGTGGCCAACACGTCCCCGGCCGACGGGTTCCAGCACTTCGGCGAGGTGGAGATCGACGGCGAGACCCGGGCGTTCACGGTCAACCTGCGCGACCGCGACGGCGTGTCACTCTGGAGCACGACGCTGCCTGCCCCGCAGCGCTGA
- a CDS encoding helix-turn-helix domain-containing protein: MIRIEMDEPTLSRTRIAVSPLAEVLCSISLLRRNPEAVPWPYAAWARRARPLIDSVGLYSDLPSVSPDFLCPPPVTAAPTIGEQLDQLRATPATVIEAELAKHYPDGDVLPGLRPFLDDRQAALDRLADEVRAYWDAAIAPYWPAMRAALDEEVLLRARALAADGPDALLSRLHDRVRWERPVLTLIKPLEQSFQAVNQRLLLVPLIFSRGALLCSCDQPDMVMVTYQSRGAAVLAETPVPPPPAEDDRLAILVGRGRAAVLRALTVPATTTGLATTLGLAPSTVSEHLAGLLAAGVVHRRRAGRRVLYGLEPAGTALVRLLGEDSARTEFVS; the protein is encoded by the coding sequence GTGATTCGGATCGAGATGGACGAGCCGACTCTGTCGCGGACCCGGATTGCTGTCAGTCCGCTGGCCGAGGTGCTGTGCAGCATCAGCCTGCTGCGCCGCAACCCCGAGGCGGTGCCGTGGCCCTACGCGGCGTGGGCCCGGCGGGCGCGGCCCCTGATCGATTCCGTCGGCCTCTACTCCGATCTGCCGTCGGTCTCGCCGGATTTCCTCTGCCCGCCGCCCGTCACCGCCGCGCCGACCATCGGCGAGCAGCTCGACCAGCTACGGGCCACCCCGGCCACGGTGATCGAGGCCGAGCTCGCGAAGCATTACCCCGACGGCGACGTGCTCCCAGGTCTGCGGCCGTTCCTCGACGACCGGCAGGCGGCACTCGACCGGCTGGCCGACGAGGTCCGGGCCTACTGGGACGCGGCGATCGCGCCGTACTGGCCGGCCATGCGAGCCGCGCTCGACGAGGAAGTGCTGTTGCGGGCGCGGGCGCTGGCCGCCGACGGGCCCGACGCGTTGCTCTCCCGGTTGCACGATCGCGTTCGCTGGGAGCGGCCGGTGCTCACCCTGATCAAGCCGCTCGAGCAGTCGTTCCAGGCGGTCAACCAGCGGCTGCTGCTGGTGCCGCTGATCTTTTCCCGGGGCGCTCTGTTGTGCTCGTGCGACCAGCCCGACATGGTCATGGTCACCTATCAGTCACGCGGCGCCGCGGTGCTGGCCGAGACGCCCGTCCCGCCGCCGCCGGCCGAGGACGACCGCCTGGCGATCCTGGTCGGGCGGGGCCGGGCCGCCGTGCTGCGCGCGCTGACCGTCCCGGCCACGACGACCGGTCTGGCCACCACGCTCGGCCTGGCCCCGAGCACCGTCTCGGAGCATCTCGCGGGCCTGCTCGCCGCCGGGGTCGTGCATCGGCGCCGGGCCGGGCGGCGCGTGCTCTACGGTCTCGAACCGGCGGGAACAGCCCTGGTACGGCTGCTCGGCGAGGATTCGGCCCGCACCGAATTCGTTTCCTAG
- a CDS encoding ABC transporter ATP-binding protein, with protein MGNEYAIEAEDLRRTYKARTGWLKPKRTEVEAVRGVTFTVGRGELFGLLGPNGAGKTTTIKLLNTLLIPTSGTARICGHDVETETREVRRRIGYVFGGDRGLYDRLSALDNLRYFAELYGVAPREQKRRIAELLDLVGLAGREGERVEGYSRGMRQRLHIARGLLHAPDVLFLDEPSIGVDPVAARELRRTVADLASTGTTVLLTTHYMAEADELCDRIAVIADGQIQALGTPAELRHRADGRRVVEVEAYGVPQSAVESLRGLPGVRETAVEARGALQLLTVHSDAHVDVQGDVLRELAGIRLGRVNSREPTLEDAYVAIVSAA; from the coding sequence ATGGGGAACGAGTACGCCATCGAGGCGGAGGACCTGCGCCGGACCTACAAGGCACGCACCGGCTGGCTCAAGCCGAAACGCACCGAGGTCGAGGCGGTCCGCGGGGTGACCTTCACGGTCGGCCGCGGCGAGTTGTTCGGACTGCTCGGCCCGAACGGCGCCGGCAAGACGACCACCATCAAACTGCTGAACACCCTGCTCATCCCGACCTCGGGCACGGCACGCATCTGCGGCCACGACGTCGAGACCGAGACCCGGGAGGTACGCCGGAGGATCGGTTACGTCTTCGGCGGCGACCGTGGGCTCTACGATCGTCTGTCCGCGCTGGACAACCTGCGGTACTTCGCCGAGCTGTACGGGGTGGCGCCGCGCGAGCAGAAGCGGCGCATCGCCGAACTGCTCGACCTGGTCGGGCTGGCCGGACGCGAGGGTGAACGGGTCGAGGGGTACTCACGCGGGATGCGGCAGCGCCTGCACATCGCGCGGGGGCTGCTGCACGCGCCGGACGTGCTGTTCCTCGACGAGCCGTCGATCGGGGTCGACCCGGTGGCCGCCCGGGAGCTGCGGCGTACGGTGGCCGACCTGGCCTCGACGGGCACGACGGTGCTGCTCACGACCCACTACATGGCCGAGGCCGACGAGCTGTGCGACCGGATCGCGGTGATCGCCGACGGGCAGATCCAGGCCCTGGGCACGCCGGCCGAGCTGCGCCACCGCGCGGACGGCCGACGGGTGGTCGAGGTCGAGGCGTACGGGGTGCCGCAGAGCGCTGTGGAATCGTTGCGCGGGCTGCCGGGCGTACGGGAAACCGCAGTTGAGGCCCGCGGCGCGCTGCAGCTGCTGACCGTCCACTCCGACGCGCACGTGGACGTTCAGGGCGATGTGCTGCGGGAGCTGGCCGGCATCCGGCTGGGACGCGTGAACAGCCGCGAACCGACGCTGGAGGACGCGTACGTGGCCATTGTGAGCGCCGCATGA
- a CDS encoding ABC transporter permease, translating to MNVLRLLVVGTLLHAKQISRSPFEVAIALVVPVVQATLAVHLFRAGGEQHRLLEAAVGAGVMGVWSSVLFGSGGAIQNQRWQGTLEMIMLAPRRPVLVILPITIATGVTGIYALLATLLWGRFLYGIRLDFAHPAAFVVAAVVCVIALGMFGLLLAATFVLMRNANALANTLEYPVWLVSGMLVPITVLPSWTGPLAAVLPTTWGARALREATSGGPVWPSLTICLGISLLCLALGGFALTYVERRARAAATLALA from the coding sequence ATGAACGTGCTCAGGTTGCTGGTGGTGGGCACGTTGCTGCACGCCAAGCAGATCAGCCGCTCCCCTTTCGAGGTCGCGATCGCCCTGGTCGTCCCGGTCGTGCAGGCCACCTTGGCCGTCCATCTGTTCCGCGCCGGCGGTGAACAGCACCGGCTCCTCGAGGCCGCGGTCGGCGCCGGTGTGATGGGCGTGTGGTCGTCAGTGCTCTTCGGTTCGGGCGGAGCGATCCAGAACCAGCGCTGGCAGGGCACCCTGGAGATGATCATGCTGGCGCCCCGGCGGCCCGTCCTCGTCATCCTGCCCATCACGATCGCAACCGGCGTGACGGGCATCTATGCGCTGCTCGCCACCCTGCTCTGGGGCCGTTTCCTGTACGGGATCAGGCTCGACTTCGCCCACCCGGCGGCGTTCGTTGTCGCGGCCGTCGTCTGCGTGATCGCGCTCGGCATGTTCGGCCTGCTGCTGGCGGCCACGTTCGTGCTCATGCGCAACGCGAACGCGCTGGCCAACACGCTGGAATACCCGGTCTGGCTGGTCTCCGGCATGCTCGTGCCGATCACCGTGCTGCCGTCCTGGACCGGCCCGCTCGCCGCCGTCCTCCCCACCACCTGGGGCGCGCGGGCCCTGCGCGAAGCCACCAGCGGCGGCCCGGTCTGGCCCTCACTCACCATCTGCCTCGGCATCAGCCTGCTCTGCCTGGCCCTCGGCGGCTTCGCCCTGACCTACGTCGAACGCCGCGCCCGCGCCGCCGCCACACTCGCCCTCGCCTGA
- a CDS encoding ABC transporter permease, with product MKTLRLMTVGGAIAYRALFNWTTPGMFVGTLLVGPLFQLLFFAYLGRQLQVADDRFYIVGNAVLTASLACVFGGTMAVANERRFGTLGHVLLSPRSRTAIFWGRVIPYAGNGLLIAVVTLAVGALLLGLRIPLGALPGLFLAMAAGSLACGFFGLTLGALGLRFRDVWVVSNVSVALLLLLTGVNVPAANLPGWMVTVGHFLPITHAAEAARRLAAGDGMAAAAPALGQELLVGAGYAVAAVALLKIFEVESRRRASLDAL from the coding sequence ATGAAGACGTTGCGATTGATGACCGTGGGTGGCGCGATCGCCTACCGGGCGCTGTTCAACTGGACCACGCCCGGCATGTTCGTCGGCACCCTGCTGGTCGGCCCGCTGTTCCAGCTGCTGTTCTTCGCCTACCTCGGCCGCCAGCTCCAGGTCGCCGACGACCGGTTCTACATCGTCGGCAACGCCGTGCTCACGGCCTCACTGGCCTGTGTGTTCGGCGGCACGATGGCGGTCGCCAACGAGCGCCGCTTCGGCACCCTCGGGCACGTGCTGCTCTCCCCACGCAGCCGCACCGCGATCTTCTGGGGACGAGTCATCCCGTACGCGGGAAACGGTCTTCTGATCGCCGTGGTGACGCTCGCCGTGGGGGCGCTGCTGCTCGGGCTCCGAATTCCCCTCGGCGCCCTGCCGGGACTGTTCCTGGCCATGGCCGCGGGGTCGCTCGCTTGCGGGTTCTTCGGCTTGACCCTGGGCGCGCTCGGGCTCAGGTTCCGCGACGTGTGGGTGGTCTCGAACGTCTCGGTGGCGCTGTTGCTGCTGCTCACCGGCGTGAACGTGCCCGCGGCGAACCTGCCGGGCTGGATGGTGACGGTCGGGCACTTCCTGCCGATCACGCACGCGGCGGAGGCAGCCCGGCGGCTGGCGGCCGGGGACGGAATGGCCGCGGCCGCACCCGCGCTCGGCCAGGAACTGCTGGTCGGGGCGGGTTATGCGGTCGCGGCCGTGGCGCTGCTCAAGATCTTCGAGGTCGAGTCCCGGCGCCGGGCCTCACTCGACGCCCTCTAG
- the ndk gene encoding nucleoside-diphosphate kinase: protein MEDSLSSPTERSLVLLKPDAVRRGLLGEILARFERKGLVIEAMELRTMDAELADQHYADHVEKPFYPPLKEFMTSGPLVALVLAGDEAIEVVRAMIGSTDGRKAAAGTIRGDFALSNRENLVHASDSPESAKRELALWFPKL from the coding sequence ATGGAGGACTCGTTGTCCAGCCCCACCGAGCGTTCGCTCGTGCTCCTCAAGCCTGACGCGGTCCGTCGCGGACTGCTCGGCGAGATCCTGGCCCGGTTCGAGCGCAAGGGTCTGGTGATCGAGGCGATGGAGCTGCGCACGATGGATGCGGAGCTCGCCGACCAGCACTACGCCGACCACGTGGAGAAGCCGTTCTATCCGCCGCTCAAGGAGTTCATGACCTCCGGACCGCTGGTCGCGCTGGTGCTCGCGGGCGACGAGGCGATCGAGGTGGTGCGCGCGATGATCGGCTCGACCGACGGCCGGAAGGCGGCCGCAGGCACTATCCGGGGCGACTTCGCGCTGTCGAACCGCGAGAACCTGGTGCACGCGTCCGACTCGCCCGAGAGCGCGAAGCGCGAGCTGGCCCTCTGGTTCCCGAAGCTCTAG
- a CDS encoding VOC family protein, producing MANQTGRPIAPARKLVAAVAGTIAVFVVALGFGMSSLGVVIFGVALLGLAVALGVVNVVRRGARAWVAGTAEVRSITPPPASTSVYGRARIHAVIVAPGLPTSEVEINESRIPVVKWPEPGDTLPITVDVDDMRRVRINWDDAPPRERGGDPPPSPTDFDDEPDADLDADLLGDLEPPPWTSRDRSWSRDDGEPPPPPPPGSSPPPPGQPPAPGGGGSRLDSSLDSEEYSESPVVVRDTPAGPIVEGEFVDHDEEPSPLPRRAAASPGFASAEPSDGPAPSAPPGPDSSGSAVPDNSGDATADPRSPGYATAEPERPGYGAAEPERPGYAAAEPERPGYSTAGPSPASATNVGAAAAAGAAVGAAAGAAAAGRPPGRRPSPRARSGATTATAEHRAPSAPPSPREPHPDDALLTDIPLDDTAPPHGRGSSPAPSGTAPAAAPSGPAGPAAPFGPAGPARPAAPSGPEGPAAPSGPAAPSDTPSPYQRPEPTATSTPPSPSQVGSFPTAPEPSTPPPTAPPPSSARAAAPAPSSPLPPQDDEIDLPLEGDPDPAPESTPAAARAMDEGLIAPPVDDDTAHIRPSTRFITNAAHDAAVPQPSMSEPVGTPAPRPRPRPHADQTEYGRVRPEPTEYGSARPEPAASGSTEYGSGRPAPDDEPTQPLTDPARTHATAPPKPAQEPEPSQASGPAQEPEPAQRSEPPQEPELAQEPGRSQQPEPAQETEPEPEKHTGRFATAVGAVAAAAAAAAAAVRKTGKTDHDDPPSPTPDDEETSPVPPHADASAGPGRADPQAREPRTTTSTEETGAASTGVPADTTADAPRPHAAAPTAEAAPFFESSLLDEEDTTRLPTHGAAMSAPSGAAAASAAGAAASAAAGAGFAAARGKPTTPGDTGTPPTPDDGEEPQHSGGTQPKPSPAAAALAAAAAAAAAQDRERNRGPWADLAGTREPDDSTADVITAYPSARPGPAGAIYGVGITVLVTDLARSTAFYRDILGFFEIDGGDGSAVLASGDTRLVLRTVHDLSTGAGHLIFLNLEVGDVEAVYQELMAKGVEFVHPPQPVNRGDRLELWSAAFHDPDGHNIAITQWRAIH from the coding sequence TTGGCAAACCAGACCGGACGTCCGATCGCGCCGGCACGGAAGCTGGTCGCGGCGGTCGCGGGCACGATCGCGGTCTTCGTGGTCGCGCTGGGATTCGGCATGTCCAGCCTGGGGGTGGTCATCTTCGGGGTCGCGCTGCTCGGCCTGGCGGTGGCCCTCGGGGTGGTCAATGTGGTGCGCCGGGGCGCCCGGGCCTGGGTCGCCGGCACCGCCGAGGTCCGGTCGATCACGCCGCCACCTGCCTCGACGTCGGTCTACGGCCGCGCCCGCATCCACGCGGTGATCGTCGCTCCCGGCCTGCCGACGAGCGAGGTCGAGATCAACGAGTCGCGCATCCCGGTCGTGAAGTGGCCGGAGCCGGGCGACACGCTGCCGATCACGGTCGACGTCGACGACATGCGACGCGTACGCATCAACTGGGACGACGCCCCGCCGCGGGAACGTGGCGGCGACCCGCCGCCCTCACCCACCGACTTCGACGACGAACCTGACGCCGACCTGGACGCCGACCTCCTGGGCGACCTGGAACCACCCCCGTGGACCAGCCGCGACCGCTCCTGGTCCCGCGACGACGGCGAACCGCCTCCCCCGCCACCGCCCGGCAGCTCGCCGCCCCCGCCGGGACAGCCGCCGGCCCCCGGTGGTGGCGGCTCACGCCTCGACTCCAGCCTGGATTCCGAGGAGTACTCGGAAAGCCCCGTGGTGGTCCGGGACACCCCCGCGGGCCCCATAGTCGAGGGCGAGTTCGTCGACCACGACGAAGAGCCGTCGCCGCTGCCCCGCCGCGCGGCCGCCTCACCCGGTTTCGCCTCCGCCGAGCCGTCGGACGGGCCCGCTCCGTCCGCTCCGCCCGGGCCCGACAGCTCGGGAAGCGCCGTTCCGGACAATTCGGGTGACGCAACCGCCGATCCCAGATCCCCCGGATACGCGACCGCCGAGCCCGAACGCCCGGGATACGGAGCCGCCGAGCCCGAACGCCCTGGATACGCAGCCGCCGAGCCCGAACGCCCGGGTTACTCCACGGCCGGCCCGTCGCCGGCGTCGGCCACGAACGTCGGGGCTGCCGCCGCTGCCGGGGCGGCCGTTGGCGCAGCTGCCGGCGCCGCCGCGGCCGGTCGTCCGCCGGGCCGCCGGCCCAGCCCACGCGCCCGCAGCGGCGCCACGACAGCGACGGCCGAGCACCGCGCCCCCTCGGCCCCGCCGTCGCCTCGCGAGCCCCACCCCGACGACGCTCTCCTCACCGACATCCCCCTCGACGACACCGCGCCACCGCACGGCCGGGGCTCGAGCCCGGCACCGTCCGGCACCGCACCCGCCGCGGCCCCATCGGGTCCAGCAGGTCCGGCGGCCCCATTCGGTCCGGCAGGGCCAGCACGTCCGGCGGCCCCATCGGGTCCGGAGGGTCCGGCGGCCCCATCGGGTCCGGCCGCACCCAGCGACACCCCGTCGCCCTATCAGCGGCCCGAGCCCACCGCGACCTCCACTCCGCCGAGCCCGTCACAGGTCGGCTCGTTCCCCACCGCGCCGGAACCGAGCACGCCACCGCCCACCGCGCCACCACCGTCGTCAGCCCGCGCGGCGGCACCGGCCCCGTCGTCCCCGCTCCCGCCCCAGGACGACGAGATCGACCTGCCTCTGGAGGGCGACCCCGACCCGGCTCCGGAATCCACTCCGGCGGCGGCCCGGGCCATGGACGAGGGCCTGATCGCGCCGCCCGTGGACGACGACACGGCCCATATCCGCCCCTCGACCCGTTTCATCACCAATGCCGCCCACGACGCCGCCGTCCCGCAGCCGTCCATGAGCGAGCCGGTCGGCACCCCGGCGCCCCGTCCCCGTCCGCGCCCGCACGCCGACCAGACTGAGTACGGCCGGGTCCGCCCCGAGCCCACGGAATACGGAAGCGCGCGCCCCGAACCGGCTGCGTCCGGCTCCACGGAGTACGGGTCGGGTCGCCCTGCACCCGACGACGAGCCAACGCAGCCCCTGACCGACCCCGCCCGGACCCACGCGACAGCCCCACCGAAGCCGGCACAAGAACCGGAGCCGTCGCAAGCATCAGGACCGGCACAAGAACCGGAACCGGCACAAAGATCAGAGCCGCCACAAGAACCGGAACTGGCACAAGAACCAGGACGGTCACAGCAACCGGAGCCGGCGCAGGAAACGGAGCCGGAGCCGGAGAAGCACACCGGCCGTTTCGCCACAGCCGTCGGCGCGGTTGCCGCGGCCGCCGCAGCCGCCGCAGCCGCGGTCCGGAAGACCGGCAAGACGGACCACGACGACCCCCCATCGCCGACCCCCGACGACGAGGAGACGTCCCCCGTCCCGCCGCACGCCGACGCGTCCGCCGGCCCAGGGCGGGCTGACCCCCAAGCACGCGAACCTCGCACCACGACGTCCACCGAAGAGACCGGCGCCGCGTCGACGGGCGTGCCCGCCGACACCACGGCGGACGCCCCTCGGCCCCACGCCGCCGCCCCGACCGCCGAGGCAGCGCCGTTCTTCGAGTCCTCCCTGCTGGACGAGGAGGACACGACCCGGCTGCCCACGCACGGCGCCGCGATGTCAGCGCCCTCGGGCGCCGCGGCGGCCTCCGCCGCCGGAGCCGCCGCCAGCGCAGCCGCGGGAGCAGGTTTCGCGGCCGCCCGCGGAAAGCCCACGACCCCTGGCGACACCGGAACGCCCCCCACCCCGGATGACGGGGAAGAGCCTCAGCACTCGGGCGGAACCCAGCCGAAACCGTCCCCCGCCGCTGCCGCCCTCGCCGCGGCGGCCGCCGCCGCAGCAGCCCAGGACAGGGAACGCAACCGTGGCCCCTGGGCCGACCTGGCCGGCACGCGCGAACCCGACGACAGCACCGCGGACGTGATCACGGCGTACCCGAGCGCCCGTCCCGGCCCGGCGGGGGCGATCTACGGCGTCGGCATCACCGTGCTGGTCACCGATCTCGCCCGGTCCACGGCGTTCTACCGTGACATCCTCGGCTTCTTCGAGATCGACGGCGGCGACGGCAGCGCCGTGCTGGCCTCCGGGGACACCCGCCTGGTGCTTCGGACGGTCCACGACCTGTCCACCGGGGCGGGCCACCTGATCTTCCTGAATCTCGAGGTCGGCGACGTCGAGGCCGTCTATCAGGAGCTGATGGCCAAGGGCGTCGAGTTCGTCCACCCGCCCCAGCCGGTCAACCGCGGCGACCGGCTCGAGCTGTGGTCGGCCGCGTTCCACGACCCCGACGGCCACAACATCGCGATCACGCAGTGGCGGGCCATCCACTGA
- a CDS encoding DUF4233 domain-containing protein: MTSAEPPRSGLKNPQAAVRGLGAGTLVLEAIVLLLGIQPIRIMGGDLTGWGVASVIVLAVLAALLAGLMRRPWAWHAGTGLQVLLLASGLFHWSLAVLGLIFGAAWVYALYVRRTILG, translated from the coding sequence ATGACCTCCGCCGAGCCCCCGCGTTCGGGGCTGAAGAACCCCCAGGCCGCCGTACGGGGGTTGGGCGCGGGGACGCTCGTGCTGGAGGCCATCGTGCTGCTGCTCGGAATCCAGCCGATCCGGATCATGGGCGGCGACCTGACCGGGTGGGGTGTCGCGTCGGTGATCGTGCTGGCCGTGCTGGCGGCGCTGCTCGCGGGCCTCATGCGCCGGCCGTGGGCGTGGCACGCCGGCACCGGGCTGCAGGTGCTGTTGCTGGCTAGCGGGCTGTTCCACTGGTCGCTGGCGGTGCTGGGCCTGATCTTCGGCGCGGCCTGGGTCTACGCCCTGTACGTGCGGAGGACGATCCTCGGATAG
- a CDS encoding bifunctional folylpolyglutamate synthase/dihydrofolate synthase, with protein MSTYAEVEAALNGRGFTRMAFDMQKIRDLMDVLGSPQRAYPAIHLTGTNGKTSTARMIDAVLRAHGLHTGRYTSPHLETVRERISLDGEPISEERLATTYDEVAPLAELIDARNSESLTYFDMTTALAYAAFADAPVDIAVVEVGLGGEEDATNVIDAGVCVMTPIGLDHTEWLGDTIEDIAWAKAGIIHKGATVITSLQTEEAMRPILERCAEMSATLAREGSEFGVIERTQAVGGQLLTLQGLGGVYDEIFLPLFGAHQAQNAALALAAVEAFLGAGPSKQLELDLVREGFAQVDSPGRLERVRSAPTILLDGAHNPHGMAATVSALEEEFSFRHLVAVVAVLGDKDVSGLLDLLEPVAARIVVTQNSSPRSMPVDELAQLATDIFGEDRVTVAQNMPDAIEEAVVIAEEDTSGELSGVGVIITGSVVTVADARKLLKR; from the coding sequence CCACCTGACCGGCACGAACGGCAAGACCAGCACGGCCCGCATGATCGACGCGGTGCTGCGGGCGCACGGCCTGCACACCGGCCGCTACACCAGCCCGCACCTCGAGACCGTCCGCGAGCGGATCAGCCTCGACGGGGAGCCGATCTCCGAGGAACGGCTGGCCACCACGTACGACGAAGTCGCCCCACTGGCGGAGCTGATCGACGCGCGCAACAGTGAATCGCTGACCTACTTCGACATGACGACCGCGCTGGCGTATGCGGCCTTCGCCGACGCTCCGGTGGACATCGCCGTCGTCGAGGTCGGGCTGGGCGGCGAGGAGGACGCCACCAACGTCATCGACGCGGGCGTGTGCGTGATGACCCCGATCGGGCTCGACCACACCGAGTGGCTCGGCGACACGATCGAGGACATCGCCTGGGCCAAGGCCGGGATCATCCACAAGGGCGCCACCGTGATCACCTCGCTGCAGACCGAGGAGGCCATGCGGCCCATCCTGGAGCGCTGCGCCGAGATGAGCGCGACCCTGGCCCGCGAGGGCAGCGAGTTCGGCGTGATCGAGCGGACCCAGGCCGTCGGCGGGCAGCTGCTCACCCTGCAGGGGCTGGGCGGCGTCTACGACGAGATCTTCCTGCCGCTGTTCGGGGCGCACCAGGCCCAGAACGCCGCGCTCGCGCTCGCGGCCGTGGAGGCGTTTCTCGGGGCGGGGCCGAGCAAGCAACTCGAACTGGACCTCGTACGGGAAGGGTTTGCACAGGTCGACTCGCCCGGGCGGCTCGAAAGGGTGCGGAGCGCGCCGACGATCCTGCTGGACGGCGCGCACAACCCGCACGGCATGGCGGCGACGGTCAGCGCGCTGGAGGAGGAGTTCTCGTTCCGGCACCTGGTCGCGGTGGTGGCCGTGCTCGGCGACAAGGACGTGTCGGGCCTGCTGGACCTGCTCGAACCGGTGGCCGCGCGGATCGTGGTGACGCAGAACAGCTCGCCGCGGTCGATGCCGGTCGACGAGCTGGCGCAGCTGGCGACCGACATCTTCGGCGAGGACCGGGTGACGGTTGCGCAGAACATGCCGGACGCGATCGAGGAAGCCGTGGTGATCGCCGAGGAGGACACGTCCGGCGAGCTCAGCGGCGTCGGGGTGATCATCACGGGTTCGGTGGTCACGGTGGCCGACGCCCGGAAGCTGCTGAAGCGATGA